Proteins from a single region of bacterium:
- a CDS encoding MtnX-like HAD-IB family phosphatase, whose amino-acid sequence MTPVVYLLDFDGTITTVDTLCFLLDKYGDPRWREFDHRVERGEATERESLVWQMDTLRIPFPDAIEEITHSIRLRDGVLEFFSWCADNNFPVRIVSGGYEELIQAYLQQWHLEVAVYANRFPGYTTSGGWQVESPPQRLQDCRYSCCKCVSLDWARETAKKTVYIGDGITDYCVASKCDHIYSLKDGALSRMLARDEIPTRHFVSFDEILQNEKQRLEF is encoded by the coding sequence TGACGGAACCATAACCACAGTCGATACCCTTTGTTTCTTGCTTGACAAGTATGGTGACCCCCGTTGGCGTGAGTTTGACCATCGGGTTGAACGAGGTGAGGCAACTGAGCGCGAGTCGCTCGTTTGGCAAATGGATACGTTGCGGATTCCCTTTCCCGATGCCATCGAAGAGATTACTCATTCGATCCGATTGCGTGATGGTGTATTAGAGTTCTTTTCATGGTGTGCCGACAACAATTTTCCAGTTCGAATTGTCTCGGGCGGGTATGAAGAGTTGATTCAAGCGTATTTACAGCAATGGCACCTCGAGGTTGCTGTCTACGCGAATCGTTTCCCGGGGTATACTACTTCCGGAGGCTGGCAAGTTGAGTCACCACCACAACGATTGCAGGATTGCCGCTATAGTTGCTGTAAATGTGTTTCCTTGGATTGGGCGCGTGAAACTGCAAAGAAAACGGTATACATCGGCGACGGGATTACCGACTATTGCGTGGCATCGAAGTGCGATCACATCTATTCGTTAAAGGATGGAGCACTTTCCCGGATGTTAGCACGCGACGAAATCCCAACCCGGCATTTTGTATCGTTCGACGAGATTTTACAAAATGAAAAACAACGCTTGGAGTTCTGA